A genomic segment from Dietzia psychralcaliphila encodes:
- a CDS encoding ABC transporter ATP-binding protein produces the protein MTPPPEIAIRARGLRKTYAHGRVEVRALDNVDVSVDKGRWTAVMGPSGSGKSTLMHCLAGLDTPDHGTISIGSTEVTRLGDAGRTRLRRTRVGFVFQSFNLVPSLSVRENIVLPVRLAFRRPDRGRLDSLVDELGIGDLLRRRPHELSGGQQQRVAIARALLPRPDVVFADEPTGNLDSGSGESVLGLLGACVREAGQTVVMVTHDAHAAAHTDRVLVLADGRIADEVDSPTPESIDAAMRALAGRRPATA, from the coding sequence GTGACCCCACCCCCCGAGATCGCGATCCGGGCACGAGGCCTGCGCAAGACCTATGCGCACGGTCGCGTCGAGGTCCGGGCTCTCGACAACGTGGACGTCTCGGTGGACAAGGGTCGCTGGACCGCCGTCATGGGCCCCTCCGGGAGCGGCAAGTCCACCCTGATGCACTGCCTCGCCGGTCTCGACACCCCGGATCACGGCACGATCTCCATCGGGTCCACCGAGGTCACCCGCCTGGGGGACGCCGGCCGGACTCGTCTGCGTCGCACCCGGGTCGGCTTCGTCTTCCAGTCCTTCAACCTGGTCCCCTCGCTCTCGGTGCGCGAGAACATCGTGCTGCCCGTCCGTCTGGCCTTCCGTCGCCCGGACCGCGGACGCCTGGACTCCCTGGTGGACGAACTCGGGATCGGCGACCTCCTCCGCAGACGACCCCACGAGCTCTCGGGCGGTCAGCAGCAGCGCGTGGCCATCGCCCGCGCCCTGCTCCCCCGGCCCGACGTGGTGTTCGCGGACGAGCCCACCGGCAACCTCGACTCGGGGTCGGGCGAGTCAGTGCTCGGGCTGCTCGGGGCCTGCGTCCGCGAGGCCGGCCAGACCGTCGTCATGGTCACCCACGACGCCCACGCCGCCGCGCACACGGACAGGGTGCTGGTCCTGGCAGACGGACGGATCGCCGACGAGGTCGACTCCCCCACCCCCGAGTCGATCGACGCCGCGATGCGGGCGCTCGCGGGCCGTCGCCCGGCAACGGCGTGA
- a CDS encoding DUF4229 domain-containing protein: MSERDETAIPAKAPVGSTPGARLARNMMFYTVLRLLMVVALTLVIIGIGRLAGVDVPVLVAAILSVLIALPLSMILFTRLRAEINSDISAVDAGRRVKREDLRRRMDEA, from the coding sequence ATGAGCGAGCGAGACGAGACAGCAATCCCGGCGAAGGCGCCGGTCGGTTCCACACCCGGCGCACGCCTGGCCCGCAACATGATGTTCTACACCGTGTTGAGGCTGCTCATGGTGGTGGCGCTGACCCTGGTCATCATCGGGATCGGTCGCCTCGCCGGGGTGGACGTCCCGGTGCTCGTCGCCGCGATCCTGTCGGTGCTGATCGCGCTCCCGCTGTCGATGATCCTGTTCACGCGCCTGCGGGCGGAGATCAACTCCGACATCTCCGCCGTCGACGCCGGCCGACGGGTCAAGCGCGAGGACCTACGTCGTCGGATGGATGAGGCCTGA
- a CDS encoding enoyl-CoA hydratase translates to MSTPYVLVERSGPIARVTLDRPERRNPLSMQMMREATTAIRELGDDPSCGVVVVTGSGPALSAGHEIGEMIDRTLDQEREVFDTCVELMESIQAIRQPVIAEVQGHAIAAGCQLVATCDLAVTVDSARFGTPGVKIGLFCSTPMVAVSRTIGRKRALQMLLTGETIDAATAVEWGLVNEAVPAEELRARVDELATRIADASPLTLEIGKQAFYRQIDLPQDEAYREMAETMATNAVTCDAQEGMTAFLDKRTPLSRGE, encoded by the coding sequence GTGAGCACCCCCTACGTCCTCGTCGAGCGCAGCGGCCCGATCGCGCGCGTGACCCTCGACCGGCCCGAGCGCCGCAACCCGCTCTCGATGCAGATGATGCGCGAGGCCACGACCGCGATCCGTGAGCTCGGCGACGACCCGTCGTGCGGCGTGGTGGTGGTGACGGGGTCCGGCCCGGCCCTGTCCGCCGGGCACGAGATCGGCGAGATGATCGACCGCACGCTGGATCAGGAGCGCGAGGTCTTCGACACCTGCGTCGAGCTCATGGAGTCGATCCAGGCCATCCGCCAGCCCGTGATCGCGGAGGTGCAGGGCCACGCCATCGCCGCCGGCTGTCAGCTCGTGGCGACCTGCGACCTCGCGGTGACCGTCGATTCGGCGCGCTTCGGTACCCCGGGCGTCAAGATCGGGTTGTTCTGCTCCACCCCGATGGTCGCCGTCTCCCGCACCATCGGGCGCAAGCGCGCGCTGCAGATGCTTCTGACCGGCGAGACGATCGACGCCGCCACCGCGGTCGAGTGGGGCCTGGTCAACGAGGCCGTACCGGCCGAGGAGCTTCGTGCCCGCGTCGACGAGCTGGCCACACGGATCGCCGACGCCAGCCCGCTGACCCTGGAGATCGGGAAGCAGGCCTTCTACCGGCAGATCGATCTCCCGCAGGACGAGGCGTACCGGGAGATGGCGGAGACCATGGCCACCAACGCGGTCACGTGCGACGCCCAGGAGGGCATGACCGCGTTCCTGGACAAGCGCACCCCACTCTCGCGCGGCGAGTGA
- a CDS encoding HsdM family class I SAM-dependent methyltransferase translates to MSARVTAKEPTTQARLQSVIKTSRQIMRKDAGLNGELDRLPQLAWLLFLKAFDDLEEERALVDEAYEPALPQPLRWSTWAHEKSVTGAPLIAFVNERLIPHLRTVHGSGRPGDPHDTLGHVFADVRNRMQSGHLLRQLVDQVDKISFTSRDEVHTMAMFYETMLKEMRDAAGDSGEFYTPRPVIRFVVDQVDPRPGEKVLDPACGTGGFLSEAYRHMTAGDISAADHEKVSAGLRGIEKKGLPYLLCQMNLLLQGVDRPNVTEGNALIHPLSEVKRDGVDVVMTNPPFGGEEERLILENFPTTFRTSETVWLFLQSVMARIEKSPRGRCGIVVPNSVLFDTGVGGRIKNDLLTRFNLHTVVRLPNGVFAPYTLIPSNILFFEKGEQGPVWFYEVPPPEGRKNYTKTKPMRYEEFEPCQRWWGGASREGRVENEQAWKVDFADIEAGGFNLDLHNPHRPDALDQRPPAELVAELIQTEKELLAVYEEMQAAIAEFEL, encoded by the coding sequence ATGAGCGCCCGCGTCACCGCGAAGGAACCCACCACCCAGGCCCGGCTCCAGTCGGTCATCAAGACCTCCCGGCAGATCATGCGCAAGGACGCGGGGCTGAACGGCGAGCTGGACCGCCTGCCTCAGCTGGCGTGGCTGCTGTTCCTTAAAGCCTTCGACGACCTCGAGGAGGAGCGCGCGCTGGTCGACGAGGCCTACGAGCCCGCACTCCCCCAGCCGCTCCGCTGGTCCACCTGGGCGCACGAGAAGTCCGTCACCGGCGCCCCCCTGATCGCCTTCGTCAACGAGCGGTTGATTCCGCACCTGCGCACCGTCCACGGATCGGGTCGGCCCGGGGACCCCCACGACACGCTGGGGCACGTCTTCGCCGACGTTCGGAACCGGATGCAGTCCGGGCACCTACTCCGGCAGCTGGTCGACCAGGTGGACAAGATCAGCTTTACCTCCCGTGACGAGGTGCACACCATGGCCATGTTCTACGAGACCATGCTCAAGGAGATGCGGGACGCCGCCGGTGACTCCGGCGAGTTCTACACCCCTCGTCCGGTGATCAGGTTCGTGGTGGACCAGGTCGACCCGAGGCCCGGCGAGAAGGTCCTGGACCCCGCGTGCGGGACGGGCGGGTTCCTCTCCGAGGCCTACCGGCACATGACCGCCGGGGACATCTCGGCCGCTGATCATGAGAAGGTCTCCGCCGGGTTGCGCGGGATCGAGAAGAAGGGCCTACCCTACCTGCTGTGCCAGATGAACCTCCTGCTCCAAGGCGTGGATCGGCCCAACGTCACCGAGGGCAACGCGCTCATCCACCCGCTGTCTGAGGTCAAGCGGGACGGCGTGGACGTGGTGATGACCAACCCTCCGTTCGGTGGCGAGGAGGAGCGGCTGATCCTCGAGAACTTCCCCACCACCTTCCGCACCTCCGAGACGGTGTGGCTCTTCTTGCAGTCCGTCATGGCTCGCATCGAGAAGAGCCCGCGCGGGCGATGCGGGATCGTCGTGCCCAACTCGGTGCTCTTCGACACCGGCGTGGGCGGGCGGATCAAGAATGATCTTCTGACGCGGTTCAACCTGCACACTGTGGTCCGCCTCCCCAACGGCGTCTTTGCTCCGTACACCCTCATCCCCTCGAACATCCTGTTCTTCGAGAAGGGTGAGCAGGGCCCGGTGTGGTTCTACGAGGTGCCGCCGCCGGAGGGGCGCAAGAACTACACTAAGACCAAGCCCATGCGCTACGAGGAGTTCGAGCCCTGCCAGCGGTGGTGGGGCGGCGCGAGCCGCGAGGGCAGAGTCGAGAACGAACAGGCGTGGAAGGTCGATTTCGCAGATATCGAGGCCGGCGGATTCAACCTCGACCTACACAACCCCCACCGCCCCGACGCGCTGGACCAGCGGCCGCCCGCCGAGCTAGTTGCCGAGTTGATTCAGACAGAGAAGGAACTCCTGGCGGTCTATGAGGAAATGCAGGCGGCCATCGCGGAGTTCGAGCTGTGA
- a CDS encoding 1,4-dihydroxy-2-naphthoate polyprenyltransferase, which produces MTRETDFSPAEPPAEPHAEPTGAALSDWLEGARPRTWPNAFAPVLVGSAAAGLAGGFVWWKALLALVVAWSFIVGVNFANDYSDGIRGTDDDRVGPLRLVGSGLARPATVKWAAFAFLALGGIAGVVLSWLSAPWLIVVGLLCILAAWFYTGGSSPYGYRGLGEVAVFVFFGLVAVLGTQFTQLGSVTWYAVVAAIAVGSFSCAVNLTNNLRDIPSDTEAGKITLAVRLGDSRTRGLHAVLELLVPLLATVALVPATPWALLGLLAMPVAWKANAPVRARATGAGLIPALAVAGLAMLAWSVLVSSGMLIASL; this is translated from the coding sequence ATGACCCGCGAGACCGACTTCTCCCCCGCCGAGCCGCCTGCCGAGCCGCATGCCGAGCCCACCGGCGCCGCCCTGTCCGACTGGCTGGAGGGGGCGCGGCCCCGCACGTGGCCCAACGCGTTCGCGCCGGTACTCGTGGGCTCGGCTGCCGCGGGCCTGGCCGGCGGGTTCGTCTGGTGGAAGGCGCTGCTGGCGCTGGTGGTCGCGTGGTCGTTCATCGTGGGGGTCAACTTCGCCAACGACTACTCCGACGGTATCCGCGGCACGGACGACGACCGCGTGGGCCCGCTGCGCCTGGTGGGCTCGGGACTGGCCCGCCCGGCGACGGTGAAATGGGCCGCGTTCGCGTTCCTGGCGCTGGGCGGGATCGCCGGCGTGGTGTTGAGCTGGCTCTCCGCTCCGTGGCTGATCGTGGTGGGCCTGCTGTGCATCCTGGCGGCGTGGTTCTACACGGGCGGGTCCTCGCCGTACGGGTACCGCGGGCTCGGCGAGGTGGCAGTGTTCGTGTTCTTCGGCCTGGTGGCGGTGCTCGGCACGCAGTTCACCCAGCTCGGGTCCGTCACCTGGTACGCCGTGGTCGCGGCGATCGCGGTAGGCAGCTTCTCGTGTGCGGTCAACCTCACCAACAACCTGCGCGACATCCCGTCGGACACCGAGGCGGGCAAGATCACGCTCGCCGTCCGCCTGGGGGATTCACGGACCCGAGGGCTTCACGCCGTGCTGGAGTTGTTGGTACCGCTCCTGGCCACGGTGGCACTGGTCCCCGCGACGCCGTGGGCGCTCCTGGGCCTGCTGGCGATGCCGGTGGCGTGGAAGGCCAATGCTCCGGTGCGGGCGCGGGCCACGGGCGCCGGGCTCATCCCCGCGCTCGCGGTGGCCGGGTTGGCCATGCTCGCGTGGAGCGTGCTAGTCAGTTCGGGGATGCTGATCGCCTCGCTGTAG
- a CDS encoding protein-tyrosine-phosphatase codes for MAISVMAVCTGNMCRSPLAERLLAARAADAGLDVVVDSAGTRAVNGMEIHRETRRVLEAYGGSAEGFASRLLSPRLLRGHDLVLTATRAHRDAVQEMAPLLWKKTYTLLEAAHLADADGSLTVLGLARARLGVDTDDPAWDVEDPIGRESDVFDRTGAQISDAVDSIVDLLAR; via the coding sequence ATGGCGATCTCGGTGATGGCGGTCTGTACCGGCAACATGTGTCGGTCGCCGCTGGCCGAGCGACTGCTCGCCGCGCGAGCCGCCGACGCGGGACTCGACGTGGTGGTGGACTCCGCGGGGACGCGGGCGGTCAACGGTATGGAGATCCACCGCGAGACCCGCCGGGTACTCGAGGCCTACGGCGGAAGCGCAGAGGGCTTCGCCTCCCGGCTCCTCTCCCCTCGGCTACTCCGGGGCCATGACCTGGTCCTCACGGCTACCCGCGCCCATCGCGACGCGGTGCAGGAGATGGCCCCACTGCTGTGGAAGAAGACGTACACACTGCTGGAGGCGGCCCACCTGGCGGACGCCGACGGATCGCTGACCGTCTTGGGCCTGGCCCGGGCCCGACTGGGCGTGGACACCGACGACCCGGCGTGGGACGTCGAGGACCCGATCGGCCGCGAGTCCGACGTCTTCGACCGGACCGGGGCGCAGATCAGCGACGCGGTCGACTCGATCGTCGATCTCCTGGCCCGCTAG
- a CDS encoding JAB domain-containing protein, producing MATPFRDLPAHDLPRERLVRFGPAALSDTELIAIHVGSGVAGQNAVALATRLVAEFGSLAGLARATAADLGRLPGIGPAKACRIVAAFALAGRVQGPAEGRILGSSADIATVAIPVIGSATREEVLVVVADGRNRVTRVESVARGGSTTTSLPIREVLAVALRHDGAAFALAHNHPAGDPTPSAADRAATDRIRSAAEEVGLRFLDHVVVAGDAWRSVSASR from the coding sequence ATGGCCACCCCGTTCAGGGATCTCCCCGCCCACGACCTCCCTCGTGAGCGGCTCGTACGTTTCGGTCCTGCAGCTCTCAGCGACACCGAGCTGATCGCCATCCATGTCGGGTCCGGTGTGGCGGGTCAGAACGCGGTCGCTCTGGCCACGCGGCTCGTTGCCGAGTTCGGCTCGCTCGCCGGACTGGCCCGGGCCACCGCGGCGGACCTCGGCCGGTTGCCTGGAATCGGCCCGGCCAAGGCATGCCGGATCGTGGCGGCGTTCGCGCTCGCCGGCCGCGTCCAGGGCCCGGCCGAGGGGCGGATCCTCGGCTCGTCGGCTGACATCGCCACCGTCGCCATCCCCGTGATCGGCTCCGCCACGCGGGAGGAGGTCCTGGTGGTGGTGGCCGACGGCCGCAACCGGGTGACGCGTGTGGAGTCGGTGGCGCGGGGAGGGTCGACGACGACGAGCCTGCCGATCCGTGAAGTGTTGGCCGTCGCGTTGCGTCACGATGGGGCCGCCTTCGCGCTCGCGCACAATCACCCGGCGGGGGATCCCACTCCGAGTGCCGCCGACCGCGCCGCCACCGACCGGATCCGATCCGCCGCGGAGGAGGTGGGACTCCGCTTCCTCGACCACGTTGTGGTGGCCGGCGACGCCTGGCGGAGCGTCAGCGCATCGCGGTGA
- a CDS encoding ABC transporter permease, giving the protein MSPRLVLGQLRAHAGRYLGTFLAIAVAVGFVLASAGVLRTITASADATFGMRYSDTAVLVQNLGDRTSAGTDATREEAAGAQRMGLEAIATTPGVRAFTVDSQTYVRVRAEGRAQQMTTATALSPDDRLRWQPLASGRLPARPGEVAVRADSDVPLGATFEVQPAGRSDPAPVTVVGLFDLSGQPDLTSAFPLYTVDEQVQQWSASGAGGDVRVAGDGSVPGTALAAEIAERLAGIPGTSAVEVSTGSAEARALAESFVGSRDVYTRALLAFTVLAVAVAALVIGTTFAVVFTARVRETALLRCLGATGFQLRLSGAVEALVVAVLATATGLALGRFGVSVASREAPRLGVTIPLQEVTVPPSAYALAAAVGVGVTLLTALPALWRATSGSPLEALRPGDVRPDPWWRRLAMVLAGSAVAVAGWTGMSSAVDSRSVVEAGAWGVLTFLGVLAVTAGALPTLLGAVGPVFGLLLGPVGLLGARKTARSPRRTAATAAAVLVGVTLTATMVTGIALLGPAIQSRLVDRVPLDVAVTAPDGVLPGGLPEQLAGLDGVAESLVVVDMYAEDDQGRRTVLRVADPSRVEQVMRREVTLPGPGEIVLPESSPVAASARDGDTVRFTFFSDDDGRDLVVRRSGDQWALARPGSVPAWPVAQLPDGSPWPAGEEIPQQFVPRTEQWLRMDDGLEGERLEVALDGVRSAAVDADPSLAVTETFASREQIAGSVRTVLTSSSLLLAVAVALALVGVVNTLTLAIRERTREIALLRGVGVTRTGVWLMLVLETALVAASASALGAVLGAAFGAHGAAALVGPGTTGNIGLPVTDLLTVGAGGVVAAVLAAAVASLGAVRTRITGI; this is encoded by the coding sequence GTGAGTCCCCGGCTGGTCCTGGGCCAGCTGCGCGCGCACGCGGGTCGCTATCTGGGCACGTTCCTGGCCATCGCCGTGGCCGTGGGGTTCGTCCTGGCCTCGGCGGGCGTGCTGCGCACCATAACGGCCAGCGCGGACGCCACCTTCGGCATGCGCTATTCCGACACCGCCGTACTCGTGCAGAACCTCGGCGACCGCACCTCCGCCGGAACCGACGCCACCCGGGAGGAGGCCGCCGGGGCCCAGCGGATGGGACTTGAGGCGATCGCGACCACGCCCGGGGTCCGGGCGTTCACCGTCGACTCCCAGACGTACGTCCGGGTCCGTGCGGAGGGACGGGCCCAACAGATGACGACGGCGACGGCGCTCTCCCCCGACGACCGCCTGCGGTGGCAGCCCCTGGCGTCGGGCCGCCTGCCCGCCCGACCCGGCGAGGTGGCCGTGCGCGCCGACTCCGACGTCCCGCTGGGCGCCACGTTCGAGGTCCAACCGGCCGGGCGGTCCGATCCCGCCCCGGTCACCGTGGTGGGCCTGTTCGACCTGTCAGGCCAACCGGACCTCACGTCCGCGTTCCCCCTGTACACCGTGGACGAGCAGGTCCAGCAGTGGTCCGCGTCGGGCGCGGGCGGCGACGTGCGCGTGGCCGGGGACGGCTCGGTCCCCGGCACCGCCCTCGCGGCGGAGATCGCGGAGCGGCTGGCCGGTATCCCGGGCACGTCGGCAGTCGAGGTCTCCACGGGCTCGGCGGAGGCCCGGGCGCTCGCGGAATCGTTCGTCGGCAGTCGCGACGTCTACACCCGGGCGCTGCTCGCGTTCACCGTGCTGGCCGTGGCGGTGGCCGCCCTCGTGATCGGGACGACCTTCGCGGTGGTCTTCACCGCCCGCGTCCGCGAGACGGCGCTGCTGCGCTGCCTCGGCGCGACCGGCTTCCAACTCCGTCTCTCCGGGGCCGTCGAAGCGCTGGTGGTGGCCGTGCTCGCCACCGCCACCGGACTGGCGCTGGGCCGGTTCGGGGTCTCGGTGGCCTCCCGTGAGGCGCCCCGGCTCGGGGTGACGATCCCGCTTCAGGAGGTGACCGTGCCGCCGAGCGCGTACGCGCTCGCCGCCGCGGTGGGCGTGGGGGTCACACTGCTCACCGCTCTGCCCGCGCTGTGGCGGGCCACCTCGGGCAGTCCACTGGAGGCGCTCCGCCCGGGCGATGTCCGGCCCGACCCCTGGTGGCGGCGACTCGCGATGGTCCTGGCGGGATCCGCGGTCGCGGTCGCGGGGTGGACGGGCATGTCCTCGGCGGTGGACTCTCGGTCCGTGGTCGAGGCCGGCGCCTGGGGGGTGCTGACATTCCTCGGGGTCCTTGCCGTGACCGCCGGGGCCCTGCCCACCCTCCTCGGCGCGGTCGGCCCGGTCTTCGGTCTGCTCCTGGGTCCGGTCGGCCTGCTCGGCGCCCGCAAAACCGCACGCAGTCCCCGCCGCACGGCCGCCACCGCGGCCGCCGTCCTCGTGGGTGTGACGCTCACCGCGACCATGGTCACCGGGATCGCCCTGCTGGGGCCCGCCATCCAGTCGCGGCTGGTCGACCGGGTGCCCCTGGACGTGGCCGTCACCGCCCCCGACGGGGTGTTGCCCGGTGGGTTGCCCGAGCAGTTGGCGGGCCTGGACGGGGTGGCGGAGTCCCTCGTCGTCGTCGACATGTACGCCGAGGACGATCAGGGCAGGCGCACCGTCCTGCGCGTAGCCGACCCGTCGCGGGTCGAGCAGGTGATGCGTCGCGAGGTGACGTTGCCCGGCCCGGGCGAGATCGTACTGCCGGAGTCCTCCCCCGTGGCCGCGAGCGCCCGTGACGGCGACACCGTCCGGTTCACGTTCTTCTCCGACGACGACGGACGGGACCTCGTCGTGCGCCGCTCCGGTGACCAGTGGGCCCTGGCCCGTCCGGGGAGCGTGCCGGCCTGGCCCGTGGCGCAGTTGCCGGACGGATCCCCGTGGCCCGCGGGCGAGGAGATACCGCAGCAGTTCGTCCCCCGCACCGAACAGTGGCTCCGGATGGACGACGGGCTCGAGGGCGAGCGACTCGAGGTGGCGCTCGACGGGGTGCGTTCGGCGGCGGTCGACGCCGACCCGTCACTGGCCGTCACCGAGACCTTCGCCTCCCGCGAGCAGATCGCCGGCTCCGTCCGAACCGTACTCACGTCCAGCTCACTACTGCTCGCGGTGGCGGTGGCGCTGGCGCTGGTCGGCGTGGTCAACACCCTCACACTGGCGATCCGGGAACGGACCCGCGAGATCGCGCTCCTCCGCGGCGTGGGCGTCACCCGCACCGGCGTGTGGCTGATGCTCGTGCTGGAGACCGCACTGGTGGCGGCGAGCGCCTCGGCTCTCGGGGCGGTCCTGGGAGCGGCCTTCGGCGCGCACGGTGCGGCCGCCCTGGTGGGTCCCGGGACAACCGGTAACATTGGTCTACCCGTGACCGATCTGCTCACTGTGGGAGCCGGTGGTGTCGTGGCCGCTGTCCTCGCCGCAGCCGTGGCCTCACTCGGGGCGGTCCGGACGCGAATCACCGGGATCTGA
- the menE gene encoding o-succinylbenzoate--CoA ligase, translated as MPATRELRTLPVPGGPAVAELFPTFEQLLADRGPALLPVPADDPARTLLLERTQRPGEPIDDRAALVVSTSGSTGDPKGAMLSAAALAASASATDVFLGGPGRWLLALPGHHIAGLQVILRSLRAGHEPVVVDVTGGFDPAALPDAVAACTGSQTNAGGATRAYTSLVPGQLAKVFDEGPPEAVAALASLDAVLLGGAAAAPVLLARAARAGIRVVRTYGMSETAGGCVYDGLPLDGVEMEIDDDEGRVWLAGPQLALGYRNAPGHPAFARQGWFRTDDAGRVGEDGRLRILGRLDEALSVGGLTLLPQAVEDALRRHAAVVDVVVVGIPDARLGTLPVAAVTLRSTATPDELRAHVTALLGAHSAPGVVAVVDTLPTLPGGKVDRRAFAAGFVDGTIGG; from the coding sequence ATGCCCGCCACCCGTGAGCTGCGCACCCTGCCCGTCCCCGGCGGCCCGGCAGTGGCCGAGCTGTTCCCGACGTTCGAGCAACTGCTGGCCGACCGCGGCCCCGCGCTACTGCCGGTCCCGGCCGACGATCCCGCCCGCACACTGCTCCTCGAGCGGACCCAGCGGCCGGGAGAACCGATCGACGACCGCGCCGCCCTCGTGGTGAGCACCTCCGGCTCGACCGGCGACCCCAAGGGCGCGATGCTGTCGGCCGCCGCGTTGGCCGCCTCGGCTTCCGCCACTGATGTGTTTCTCGGCGGGCCGGGCCGCTGGCTCCTGGCGCTTCCCGGGCACCACATCGCGGGCCTGCAGGTGATCCTGCGAAGCCTGCGAGCCGGCCACGAGCCGGTGGTGGTGGACGTGACCGGAGGATTTGATCCCGCCGCGCTGCCCGACGCGGTCGCCGCCTGCACGGGTTCGCAGACCAACGCGGGCGGCGCGACACGCGCGTACACCTCCCTGGTCCCCGGCCAGCTGGCCAAGGTCTTCGACGAGGGCCCACCCGAGGCCGTCGCCGCCCTGGCCTCGCTCGACGCCGTGCTGCTGGGCGGGGCCGCGGCCGCGCCGGTGCTGCTCGCCCGCGCCGCTCGGGCCGGGATCCGGGTGGTGCGGACCTACGGCATGAGCGAGACCGCCGGCGGGTGCGTCTACGACGGTCTGCCGCTCGACGGGGTGGAGATGGAGATCGACGACGACGAGGGGCGCGTCTGGCTGGCCGGACCGCAGCTGGCGCTGGGGTACCGGAACGCACCCGGTCACCCGGCGTTCGCCCGGCAGGGGTGGTTCCGCACCGACGACGCCGGTCGGGTCGGCGAGGATGGCAGACTGCGGATCCTCGGGAGGCTCGACGAGGCGTTGAGTGTGGGTGGATTGACGCTCCTCCCGCAAGCGGTCGAGGACGCGCTCCGGCGGCACGCCGCGGTGGTCGACGTCGTCGTCGTCGGGATCCCGGATGCCCGCCTCGGCACACTGCCCGTCGCGGCGGTCACTCTGCGGTCCACGGCGACGCCGGACGAGCTCCGGGCACACGTGACGGCGCTGCTCGGGGCGCACTCGGCGCCCGGCGTGGTGGCGGTGGTGGACACACTTCCCACGCTGCCGGGCGGCAAGGTCGACCGGCGGGCGTTCGCGGCCGGGTTCGTCGATGGGACAATCGGGGGATGA
- a CDS encoding restriction endonuclease subunit S — translation MKVEWVPFGEVFRMEREPVAIEPTAEYRKIGILSWGKGLIRYPACAGTEMGSMKYFTFPAPSLIFSNIQAWEGAAALAEPADESRVCSSRFYPYVPRAESLACLDFFGQFFRSTAGHELMRRCSPGTQVRNKLLSRAKLESALVPLPSLADQTRIAEHLHQLGNTSDLDRKGSVVEPLHSLLEHVRTSAPHVPLGEVFELERRTAKIEPGSTATEIGLRSFGKGAFAKTPRDGADIGEKRVFWVEKDDLLISNVFAWEGAVAIAESHHSGLIGSHRFMTWVADSARVNPRFIAAHLTNPNGIKSLAECSPGSAGRNRTLSVKNCANVSIPLPDLATQNRVSELSLQRDRTNALRARRNELAAALLPSARNEIFTAMR, via the coding sequence GTGAAGGTCGAGTGGGTGCCGTTCGGGGAGGTCTTCCGCATGGAACGGGAGCCCGTTGCCATCGAACCAACGGCCGAGTATCGGAAAATCGGAATCCTATCGTGGGGCAAGGGTTTGATTCGCTACCCCGCGTGCGCAGGGACTGAAATGGGGTCGATGAAGTACTTCACTTTTCCTGCGCCTTCCCTCATCTTCAGTAACATCCAAGCTTGGGAAGGTGCTGCGGCACTCGCAGAACCTGCTGACGAATCGAGGGTTTGCTCAAGTCGGTTCTACCCGTACGTACCCCGAGCCGAGAGCCTTGCCTGCCTGGATTTCTTCGGGCAGTTCTTCAGATCGACCGCCGGGCACGAACTGATGCGCCGCTGTAGCCCCGGAACCCAGGTGCGAAACAAGCTCTTGAGCCGCGCGAAACTTGAGAGTGCTCTCGTCCCGCTCCCCTCGCTCGCTGACCAGACCCGAATCGCCGAGCATCTGCATCAGTTAGGCAACACTTCCGATTTAGATCGCAAAGGCTCCGTCGTTGAACCGCTGCATTCGCTCCTCGAACACGTTCGAACTAGCGCGCCTCACGTCCCCTTAGGGGAGGTATTCGAACTCGAACGTCGTACAGCAAAAATTGAGCCCGGCTCGACAGCTACGGAGATCGGGTTAAGGTCCTTCGGAAAGGGCGCCTTTGCGAAGACCCCACGTGACGGAGCGGACATCGGCGAAAAGCGGGTGTTCTGGGTCGAGAAAGACGATTTGTTGATAAGCAACGTCTTCGCCTGGGAAGGGGCCGTCGCCATTGCCGAGTCCCACCATTCTGGGCTAATTGGCTCGCACAGGTTCATGACTTGGGTAGCGGATTCAGCCAGAGTCAATCCTCGATTCATTGCGGCGCACCTGACCAATCCGAACGGGATTAAAAGCCTGGCGGAATGCTCACCAGGTTCAGCCGGACGGAATAGGACGCTTTCGGTCAAGAATTGCGCGAACGTGTCAATTCCGCTACCTGATCTTGCGACTCAGAACCGAGTCAGCGAGTTGTCGCTTCAACGAGATCGAACGAACGCGCTCCGCGCCCGCCGCAACGAACTCGCGGCCGCACTACTTCCCTCCGCCCGGAACGAGATCTTCACCGCGATGCGCTGA